From the genome of Deltaproteobacteria bacterium, one region includes:
- a CDS encoding enoyl-CoA hydratase/isomerase family protein, with amino-acid sequence MYQFIQASQVGSTFEIVLNRPDKRNAISLELWHELDAALKEANRASGVRCIVMRGEGKGFSAGIDLSTLTQLGDGYGADWLSKMRLITADIQAVVNRLERSELPTIALLHGFCLGMGMELALACDFRIGTSDLKMGLPEVHLGIIPDVGGTTRLVKLVGAARAKEIIMTGRQLDAAYLERVGILNQVVEPAQLTDAGKAMESELSKGAPLAIGMAKRVIDGMIDQDRGLSLEAWAQAALFQTADFREAAAAMSERRPPRFSGK; translated from the coding sequence ATGTACCAATTTATCCAAGCAAGCCAGGTAGGGTCGACTTTTGAGATTGTTCTCAATCGCCCAGATAAACGAAATGCTATCTCACTGGAACTCTGGCACGAGCTGGACGCAGCCTTGAAGGAAGCCAATCGCGCCTCTGGGGTGCGCTGTATCGTCATGAGGGGTGAGGGCAAAGGATTCTCTGCGGGCATTGATCTCAGTACCCTGACACAACTAGGTGACGGATACGGTGCCGACTGGCTGAGCAAAATGCGTCTGATTACCGCCGACATTCAAGCTGTGGTTAATCGCCTCGAACGATCCGAGTTGCCGACCATAGCTTTATTGCACGGGTTTTGCCTGGGCATGGGCATGGAACTGGCACTCGCCTGTGACTTTCGCATTGGAACCTCCGATCTCAAGATGGGGCTACCGGAGGTGCACCTCGGGATCATCCCAGATGTCGGTGGCACCACGCGTCTGGTCAAACTCGTCGGTGCGGCTCGGGCCAAAGAAATCATTATGACTGGGCGGCAACTTGATGCGGCATATCTGGAACGAGTCGGCATCCTGAACCAAGTCGTCGAGCCAGCCCAGCTCACAGACGCCGGTAAGGCTATGGAATCAGAACTGAGCAAGGGCGCACCACTAGCTATAGGTATGGCCAAACGTGTCATTGATGGGATGATCGATCAAGACCGCGGTTTAAGTCTTGAGGCCTGGGCTCAGGCGGCACTGTTTCAGACTGCCGACTTTCGTGAAGCAGCAGCCGCAATGAGCGAAAGGCGGCCTCCGCGATTTAGCGGCAAGTGA